The Anopheles merus strain MAF chromosome 2L, AmerM5.1, whole genome shotgun sequence genome has a segment encoding these proteins:
- the LOC121591715 gene encoding uncharacterized protein LOC121591715 encodes MVQIKAKLLVILALTTVAIASPRFARDADSSSEESAETGEIMKELQELCRNNSGSDAAFVTLMESAQTTFTCFVGAIDFDAFMSDLFTLSNETRSTFFPRYCPQLRTAYKCTDKLLNDFRPCLEEDDFTIVEALSGIIPDAVNLMCKNEGEILFKLEEPKYADCVAKIGDNFNECINTFLNGTDDWDISHLNQDQCNTLTGFRQCLESKLSICKAPELISVYDLFHNTLFRMTPCRNYVDVPKVVVLDNNELNEV; translated from the exons ATGGTGCAAATTAAGGCAAAACTTTTGGTCATTTTAGCGCTCACAACAG TGGCAATTGCTTCACCAAGGTTTGCAAGAGATGCCGATTCCTCCTCGGAGGAGTCTGCCGAAACGGGTGAAATTATGAAAGAGCTGCAGGAACTTTGCCGTAACAACAGTGGCTCCGATGCAGCCTTCGTTACGCTGATGGAATCGGCCCAGACCACCTTTACGTGCTTTGTCGGTGCCATCGATTTCGACGCGTTCATGAGCGATCTGTTCACGCTGTCGAATGAAACTCGGTCGACGTTTTTCCCTCG CTACTGTCCCCAGCTGCGGACGGCCTACAAGTGTACCGATAAGCTGCTGAATGACTTCCGTCCCTGCCTCGAGGAGGATGACTTCACGATCGTGGAGGCACTGTCCGGCATCATTCCCGATGCCGTGAATCTGATGTGCAAGAATGAGGGAGAAATATTGTTCA AGCTTGAAGAACCCAAGTACGCGGACTGTGTTGCTAAGATTGGAGACAACTTCAATGAGTGCATCAACACGTTCCTCAACGGAACTGATGACTGGGATATCTCTCACCTGAACCAGGACCAGTGCAA CACCCTCACCGGTTTCCGGCAGTGCCTGGAAAGCAAGCTGAGCATTTGCAAGGCACCGGAACTAATCAGCGTGTACGATCTGTTCCACAACACTCTCTTCCGCATGACGCCGTGCCGTAAC TACGTGGATGTTCCCAAAGTCGTGGTCCTTGATAACAACGAACTTAACGAGGTTTAG